AAAAGATGCCAATTTTGACTTTGATACGCTCGATAAAGACAGGGTAGGCGTTATATGGGGCTCCGGGATTGGCGGGCTTGAAACCTTCCAGGAAGAAGTGATGAATTTTGCTGCCGGTAATGGTACGCCCAAGTTCAACCCGTTCTTTATTCCAAAAATGATTGCCGATATCGCGGGGGGCCATATCTCTATAAAATATGGTTTCAGGGGGCCTAACTTTACAACGGTCTCTGCCTGCGCATCATCAACAAATGCACTCATCGACGCATTCAACTATATACGCCTGGGCCATGCCGATGTTATGGTAACCGGCGGAAGCGAAGCAGCGGTAACCATTGCCGGAATGGGCGGGTTTAACGCTATGCACGCTTTATCAACACGAAATGACGACCCTAAAACCGCTTCGCGCCCAATGGACAAGGACCGTGAGGGCTTTGTGCTTGGCGAGGGTGCCGGTGCGCTCGTAATTGAAGAATATGAGCATGCCAAGGCGAGAGGGGCAAAAATATACTGCGAGATTGGCGGCGGCGGAATGAGCGCCGACGCGCACCACATTACCGCACCACACCCGGAAGGGCTTGGCGCACGCAATGTAATGCTGAACTGCCTTCGTGATGCAGGGCTGAAGCCTGAAGACGTAGATGGCGTTAATATGCACGGCACTTCTACCCCTCTGGGCGATATTGCCGAGTCTAAAGCAATAATTGAGGTGTTTGGCGACCATGCTTATACTCTAAACCTGAACTCGACAAAGTCGATGACAGGCCACCTGCTTGGCGCTGCCGGCGCGATAGAGACCATCGCTTCGATACTTTCTATAAAGCACGGTATCGTACCGCCTACCATCAACCACTTTACGGATGATGAGAACATCGACCCTAAGCTTAACTTTACCTTCAACAAAGCCCAGAAAAGGGACATGAAAGTAGTGATGAGCAACACCTTTGGGTTTGGCGGGCACAACGCTTGTGTACTGGTTAAAAAACTTGATATGTAATCCTTTATGGGTTTCTTTAAAAAAATATTTACCAAAAATCCCCGTCTTCCCCAGGAAGGCGGGATTTTTTTTGAGGAAATAAACAAAATGCTGGGGTTTGTACCGCTCAACCTCGACCATTACCGCAGGGCTTTTACCCACCGCTCCTCTAATAAAGTAGACGAAAACGGCCACCCTGTGAACTATGAAAGGCTCGAGTTTTTGGGCGATGCCATGCTGGGGTCGGTTATTGCAGCGCACCTTTTTAAGGAAGTGCCTACCGGCGACGAGGGCTACCTTACCAAAATGCGCTCCAAAATCGTGAGCCGCGAGCACCTTAATGAGTTGGGGCGCGACCTGAACCTCATCAAATGGGTAGAGAGCAAGGTTTCGGCACAGCATTTCGGAGAAAACATCCACGGCAATCTTTTTGAGGCGCTGGTTGGA
Above is a genomic segment from Flavobacterium album containing:
- the fabF gene encoding beta-ketoacyl-ACP synthase II, which codes for MELRRVVVTGLGALTPIGNTVEEYWNSLINGVSGAAPITYFDTTNFKTKFACEVKNFNVEDFIDRKEARKMDRYAQYALVSTEEAVKDANFDFDTLDKDRVGVIWGSGIGGLETFQEEVMNFAAGNGTPKFNPFFIPKMIADIAGGHISIKYGFRGPNFTTVSACASSTNALIDAFNYIRLGHADVMVTGGSEAAVTIAGMGGFNAMHALSTRNDDPKTASRPMDKDREGFVLGEGAGALVIEEYEHAKARGAKIYCEIGGGGMSADAHHITAPHPEGLGARNVMLNCLRDAGLKPEDVDGVNMHGTSTPLGDIAESKAIIEVFGDHAYTLNLNSTKSMTGHLLGAAGAIETIASILSIKHGIVPPTINHFTDDENIDPKLNFTFNKAQKRDMKVVMSNTFGFGGHNACVLVKKLDM
- the rnc gene encoding ribonuclease III; the encoded protein is MGFFKKIFTKNPRLPQEGGIFFEEINKMLGFVPLNLDHYRRAFTHRSSNKVDENGHPVNYERLEFLGDAMLGSVIAAHLFKEVPTGDEGYLTKMRSKIVSREHLNELGRDLNLIKWVESKVSAQHFGENIHGNLFEALVGAIYLDRGFEYCEKFIQKKVVQPYVDIAKLEGKVISYKSLVIEWCQKEKKPFNYEVYEDNGKEGQKHFAIKLTIGGRVVSRARATSKKKAEEKASQRAFFAFQEKINKK